The Xenorhabdus doucetiae genome has a window encoding:
- the paaG gene encoding 2-(1,2-epoxy-1,2-dihydrophenyl)acetyl-CoA isomerase PaaG produces the protein MENMSMVLTDITAGVLSITLNRPECLNSFNEELHQQLSQAMNIAEQDESVRCVRLTGAGRGFCAGQDLHDRNAIISDGGIPDLSQSIERYYNPLIRRMTALPKPIICAVNGVAAGAGVSLALACDIVIASRTASFIQAFCRIGLMPDSGGSWFLPHKIGHARAMGMALLGDKISAEQALGWGLIWQVVEPEELEDKTQQLAQHLATQPTLALACIKQATYAAATHSLEQQLALECDLQQRCGHSEDFREGVNAFIEKRQPTFKGK, from the coding sequence ATGGAAAACATGTCAATGGTACTCACTGATATTACAGCAGGTGTCCTAAGCATTACTCTCAACCGTCCAGAATGCCTCAATAGCTTTAACGAGGAGCTGCATCAACAACTCAGTCAGGCGATGAACATTGCCGAACAGGATGAATCGGTACGCTGTGTCCGGCTCACCGGCGCCGGGCGCGGCTTCTGTGCCGGACAAGATTTACATGATCGCAATGCCATCATTTCAGATGGGGGTATTCCCGATCTCAGCCAATCCATTGAACGCTACTACAATCCGCTCATCCGGCGCATGACGGCCTTGCCTAAGCCTATTATCTGCGCCGTCAACGGCGTAGCCGCCGGTGCCGGCGTCTCCCTTGCGCTGGCCTGTGACATCGTTATCGCCTCCCGCACGGCCAGCTTTATTCAGGCTTTCTGTCGCATTGGCCTGATGCCCGATTCCGGCGGTAGCTGGTTTCTGCCGCATAAGATTGGGCACGCACGGGCCATGGGCATGGCGCTCTTGGGCGACAAAATCAGCGCTGAACAGGCACTGGGCTGGGGGCTGATCTGGCAGGTGGTGGAGCCGGAAGAATTGGAAGACAAAACCCAGCAACTGGCACAACACCTTGCCACCCAACCGACCCTCGCGCTTGCCTGCATCAAGCAGGCCACGTATGCCGCCGCAACCCATTCACTGGAACAACAGCTTGCTCTCGAATGTGATTTACAACAGCGGTGCGGGCATAGCGAAGATTTTCGTGAAGGGGTTAATGCGTTCATTGAAAAACGCCAGCCGACGTTTAAGGGGAAATGA
- the paaF gene encoding 2,3-dehydroadipyl-CoA hydratase PaaF, protein MSQEWILCHQQQRVRTLTLNRPEVRNALSNDCLEQLVQHLEHAEADNETGAMVITGSSHCFAAGADLKELQQQSVATAMTDRRPQLWQRLNHISKPLIAAVNGYALGAGCELALACDLVICGENARFGLPEITLGLMPGAGGTQRLIRSVGKALAYQMVLTGEAINAQRAKEAGLVSEVCTDALTLERAEQIAQRISAFSPLALRAAKAALNAAQETGLSQGLLAERQHFVALAGTTDRQEGITAFLEKRKPTFKGF, encoded by the coding sequence ATGAGTCAGGAATGGATTTTATGCCACCAGCAACAAAGAGTGCGGACATTAACCCTAAACCGTCCAGAAGTCCGCAATGCCCTCAGCAATGACTGTCTGGAACAACTCGTGCAGCACTTGGAACACGCGGAAGCAGATAACGAAACCGGCGCTATGGTTATCACGGGATCGTCACACTGTTTCGCGGCAGGTGCCGACCTGAAAGAGCTGCAACAACAAAGCGTTGCCACCGCCATGACGGATCGCCGTCCCCAACTCTGGCAGCGCTTAAACCATATCAGCAAGCCGCTGATCGCCGCCGTCAATGGTTACGCACTGGGCGCTGGCTGCGAACTGGCCCTGGCGTGTGATCTGGTGATTTGTGGCGAAAATGCCCGTTTTGGCCTGCCAGAAATCACCTTAGGGCTGATGCCGGGGGCGGGGGGAACGCAACGCCTCATCCGCAGCGTCGGCAAGGCACTGGCTTATCAAATGGTACTGACCGGCGAGGCTATTAATGCCCAACGCGCCAAAGAAGCGGGGCTGGTCAGCGAAGTTTGCACTGATGCCCTGACATTAGAACGTGCAGAACAGATTGCACAACGCATCAGTGCATTTTCTCCCCTGGCGTTGCGGGCAGCCAAAGCCGCCCTCAACGCCGCACAAGAAACCGGCCTGTCACAAGGGCTACTCGCCGAACGCCAGCACTTTGTTGCTTTGGCGGGCACCACCGATCGTCAGGAAGGCATCACCGCTTTTCTGGAAAAACGTAAACCAACCTTCAAGGGGTTCTGA
- a CDS encoding 3-hydroxyacyl-CoA dehydrogenase, with translation MNTPHLHGPIAVIGAGTMGIGIAQVAAQAGHSVLLFDANREAAGQTLDNLRARLHRRVEAGKADANATKALLRRITPVNSLHALAPCGLVIEAIVEQLDAKQHLFQQLESICSPQTLFASNTSSLSITAIAGVLSAPQRMAGLHFFNPAPLMKLVEIVQGLETSPQTVAMLNTLVTHWKKQPVICRSTPGFIVNRIARPFYAEALRALEEQIADPATLDAVLKESGGFAMGPLQLMDLIGHDINYTVTQSLFQAFYCDPRFQPSLRQKELVDANHLGRKRGRGFYLYDISPHDTKGNNGKKETQLQPKIAPKYLHAKTQKPPMRIKATGHWAALPHFVALLQKPELQQQYGITFEENNNDRFHCPTLQIDDILLRLTKGRTCAQIADEIRSPVMQFDLSANHQSASIITLSAACQNTPQQTAKVIGFLQSLGKQVILLPDYPALLTMRTVAMLCNEALDAVNKGIASAEDIDLAMRYGVNYPLGPLAWGEQLGWKHILTTLENLQKFYGEPRYRPAPLLRQLAAGYTQLLLPQTPKHQKGDDHARPR, from the coding sequence ATGAACACGCCTCACCTTCACGGCCCCATCGCCGTTATTGGGGCGGGAACAATGGGTATCGGCATTGCTCAGGTCGCAGCGCAAGCAGGACATTCCGTCCTGCTGTTTGATGCCAATCGCGAAGCGGCAGGTCAGACACTGGACAATTTGCGCGCCCGACTGCATCGCCGTGTGGAAGCAGGCAAAGCCGACGCCAATGCAACAAAAGCCCTGTTACGGCGCATCACACCGGTGAATTCGTTACATGCCCTGGCACCGTGTGGTCTGGTGATTGAAGCGATTGTCGAACAATTGGACGCCAAACAGCATCTCTTCCAACAACTGGAATCTATCTGTTCACCCCAAACCCTGTTTGCCAGCAACACCTCATCATTATCGATTACCGCCATTGCCGGTGTTCTGTCGGCACCACAACGCATGGCAGGATTACATTTTTTCAACCCCGCCCCGCTGATGAAACTGGTGGAAATCGTGCAGGGGCTGGAAACCTCGCCGCAAACCGTGGCAATGCTCAACACCCTCGTGACCCACTGGAAAAAACAGCCCGTGATTTGCCGTTCTACACCGGGGTTTATCGTCAATCGCATCGCCCGTCCATTCTATGCCGAAGCCCTGCGCGCACTGGAAGAGCAAATTGCCGATCCCGCTACGCTGGATGCCGTTCTCAAAGAGTCCGGGGGGTTCGCGATGGGGCCGTTACAACTGATGGATTTGATCGGCCATGACATTAACTACACCGTCACGCAATCCCTGTTCCAGGCTTTCTATTGCGATCCTCGTTTCCAGCCTTCACTGCGGCAGAAAGAACTGGTGGACGCCAATCATCTCGGACGAAAACGCGGCCGTGGTTTTTACCTCTATGACATAAGCCCCCATGACACAAAAGGAAACAACGGCAAAAAAGAGACTCAGCTACAACCCAAAATAGCGCCGAAATATCTCCATGCCAAAACCCAGAAACCACCCATGCGGATCAAAGCGACCGGACATTGGGCCGCATTGCCGCACTTTGTTGCCCTGTTACAAAAACCTGAGCTGCAACAGCAATATGGGATCACCTTCGAAGAAAACAACAATGACCGATTCCACTGCCCGACGTTGCAGATTGATGACATTCTCTTAAGGCTGACCAAAGGGAGAACCTGTGCCCAAATTGCTGATGAAATCAGGTCACCCGTGATGCAGTTCGATCTTTCTGCTAATCACCAATCGGCTTCCATCATCACGCTCAGTGCCGCTTGCCAGAATACGCCCCAACAGACCGCAAAAGTAATCGGGTTCCTGCAATCCCTCGGTAAGCAAGTGATCCTCCTGCCGGATTACCCCGCCCTGTTAACGATGCGCACCGTCGCCATGCTGTGCAATGAAGCACTGGATGCCGTCAACAAAGGCATTGCCAGTGCTGAAGATATCGATCTGGCGATGCGCTACGGTGTGAACTATCCCCTCGGCCCGCTGGCATGGGGAGAGCAATTGGGCTGGAAGCACATTCTCACCACGCTGGAAAACTTACAAAAATTCTACGGGGAGCCTCGTTACCGCCCTGCGCCCTTGCTACGCCAGCTCGCGGCGGGGTATACCCAATTACTCCTCCCCCAGACCCCAAAACACCAGAAAGGGGACGACCATGCAAGACCGCGATAA
- the paaE gene encoding 1,2-phenylacetyl-CoA epoxidase subunit PaaE, whose protein sequence is MSGFHRHRFHRLTIAAIERETPDAVTVTLYVPDALKNHFCYHAGQHLTLKATVNNEELRRCYSICSSPLEGVLQIGVKAIPQGRFSTFINQQLKVGDELDVMPPQGSFGHHPHSHPPNTGQPGHYLAVAAGSGITPILSIIKSTLALKPDSTFTLIYGNRTSRSVMFKEALADLKNRYLCRFQVLYLFSQEATDSPLFNGRIDTEHLNRIGKTLLNFAQFDQAFLCGPEAMLDHAHSALEQAGIAAERIHSERFNTGQAQKTAMGSHPANLAERSETRVEIHLDGRTLNIVMLADDDSILDAALRQGADLPYACKGGVCATCKCRLKSGEVDMRLNYSLEPEQLAAGYLLSCQSWPKGDGVVVDFDV, encoded by the coding sequence ATGTCTGGTTTTCATAGACACAGATTTCATCGATTAACGATTGCTGCCATCGAACGAGAAACACCGGATGCCGTGACCGTCACCCTGTATGTTCCCGATGCGTTGAAAAACCATTTCTGCTATCACGCCGGCCAACACCTGACACTCAAGGCGACCGTCAATAACGAAGAACTACGCCGTTGCTACTCCATCTGTAGCTCACCGCTGGAGGGCGTATTACAAATTGGCGTCAAGGCTATCCCTCAGGGCCGTTTTTCAACCTTTATCAACCAGCAATTAAAAGTGGGGGATGAACTGGACGTCATGCCGCCACAGGGCAGTTTCGGACATCACCCCCATAGCCATCCCCCTAACACAGGCCAACCGGGGCATTATCTGGCTGTCGCCGCCGGTTCGGGTATCACCCCTATTTTATCAATCATCAAAAGTACGCTGGCACTGAAACCCGATAGCACTTTTACCCTGATTTATGGCAATCGCACCAGCCGCTCCGTGATGTTCAAAGAAGCGCTGGCCGATCTCAAAAATCGCTACCTGTGCCGTTTTCAGGTGCTGTACCTATTCAGTCAGGAAGCCACCGACAGCCCGCTGTTTAACGGACGCATTGATACGGAACACCTGAACCGCATCGGCAAAACCTTGCTCAATTTTGCCCAATTTGATCAGGCTTTTCTCTGCGGGCCGGAAGCCATGTTAGATCATGCTCATTCTGCGCTGGAGCAGGCAGGAATCGCTGCCGAACGCATTCATAGTGAACGTTTCAATACCGGACAAGCCCAAAAAACCGCGATGGGTTCCCATCCTGCCAATCTTGCAGAACGCAGTGAAACCCGTGTTGAGATCCATCTGGATGGTCGCACCCTCAACATTGTCATGCTCGCCGACGATGACAGCATCCTCGATGCCGCGCTACGCCAAGGGGCTGATTTGCCCTACGCCTGCAAGGGAGGAGTATGTGCGACCTGTAAATGCCGGCTTAAATCCGGTGAAGTAGACATGAGGCTGAACTACAGCCTCGAACCCGAACAATTGGCGGCGGGCTACCTCTTAAGTTGCCAGTCATGGCCGAAAGGGGATGGCGTCGTTGTGGATTTCGATGTCTAG
- the paaI gene encoding hydroxyphenylacetyl-CoA thioesterase PaaI encodes MQDRDNTASQQARRHIEAMYAQDACAQEMGMHIEHIDTGFARLSMKITPNMLNGHQSCHGGILFSLADTAFAYACNSEGLAAVASSGSIDFIRPALAGDRLTATASVQYQGKTTGLYDVEITNQNGKPVAFFRGHSHRLSQPILTKGKQS; translated from the coding sequence ATGCAAGACCGCGATAACACGGCAAGTCAACAGGCTCGCCGCCATATTGAAGCCATGTATGCCCAGGACGCCTGTGCGCAAGAGATGGGAATGCACATCGAGCATATCGATACCGGGTTCGCCCGGCTCAGCATGAAGATCACGCCCAACATGCTCAACGGCCACCAAAGTTGTCACGGTGGCATTCTGTTCAGTCTGGCGGATACCGCTTTCGCCTACGCCTGCAACAGCGAGGGGCTGGCCGCCGTCGCGTCCAGTGGCAGCATTGATTTTATTCGTCCGGCCTTAGCGGGCGATCGCCTTACGGCTACCGCGTCCGTGCAGTATCAGGGGAAAACCACGGGCTTGTACGATGTGGAAATCACCAATCAAAACGGCAAGCCGGTGGCTTTTTTTCGCGGCCATTCCCATCGCCTCAGTCAGCCTATTTTGACCAAAGGAAAGCAATCATGA